One window of Pseudomonas sp. FP198 genomic DNA carries:
- a CDS encoding MFS transporter, with amino-acid sequence MFIVNYIDRVNIGFVRSHLETDLGIGAAAYGLGAGLFFIGYALFEVPSNMLLQRYGARAWLTRIMFTWGAAAMAMAFVRGETSFYVLRFILGAAEAGFFPGIIYYFTQWLPANERGKAMAIFLSGSAIASVISGPVSGALLHISGLGLHGWQWMFLIEGGASIVLCGFVWFWLQSHPSQAKWLTAEEKTVLIAAIAEEQRAREAAQVIKPSMFKLLADRQIALFCFIYFSIALTIYGATFWLPSMIKKMGNLGDFQVGLLNSIPWIISIVAMYGFAALAGKWKFQQAWVAVTLVIAAFGMFMSTTGGPIFAFVAICFAAIGFKAASALFWPIPQGYLDARIAAAVIALINSIGNLGGFVAPTAFGFLEQTTGSIEGGLYGLAITSLVAAVVIFFARTQPGRGKPDALSGQPENSVEADPLNKSHVLKPGPSGAAA; translated from the coding sequence ATGTTCATCGTCAACTACATCGACCGCGTCAACATCGGCTTCGTCCGCAGCCACCTGGAAACCGACCTGGGTATTGGCGCAGCGGCCTATGGCCTCGGTGCCGGGCTGTTCTTCATCGGCTACGCGCTGTTCGAAGTGCCGTCCAACATGCTCTTGCAGCGCTACGGCGCCCGGGCCTGGCTGACGCGCATCATGTTCACCTGGGGCGCGGCGGCGATGGCCATGGCGTTCGTGCGTGGCGAAACCAGCTTCTACGTGCTGCGCTTCATCCTCGGAGCGGCGGAGGCGGGGTTCTTTCCCGGCATCATCTATTACTTCACCCAATGGTTGCCGGCCAACGAGCGCGGCAAGGCGATGGCGATCTTCCTTAGCGGTTCGGCCATCGCCTCGGTGATCTCCGGGCCGGTATCCGGCGCCTTGCTGCACATCAGCGGGTTGGGCCTGCATGGCTGGCAATGGATGTTCCTGATCGAAGGCGGCGCGTCCATCGTCCTGTGCGGGTTTGTCTGGTTCTGGCTGCAATCGCACCCCAGCCAGGCCAAATGGCTGACGGCTGAAGAGAAAACCGTACTGATCGCCGCCATCGCCGAAGAGCAGCGGGCGCGGGAAGCCGCCCAGGTCATCAAGCCGTCGATGTTCAAATTGCTCGCCGACCGGCAGATCGCGCTGTTCTGCTTCATCTATTTTTCCATTGCCCTGACCATTTATGGCGCCACGTTCTGGCTGCCGAGCATGATCAAGAAAATGGGCAACCTGGGGGATTTCCAGGTCGGCTTGCTCAACTCGATTCCGTGGATCATCTCCATCGTCGCGATGTATGGCTTTGCTGCCCTGGCCGGCAAGTGGAAGTTCCAGCAGGCCTGGGTCGCGGTGACGCTGGTGATCGCTGCATTCGGCATGTTCATGTCCACCACCGGCGGGCCGATCTTTGCCTTCGTCGCCATCTGTTTCGCGGCCATCGGCTTCAAGGCCGCCTCGGCGCTGTTCTGGCCGATCCCCCAAGGCTATCTCGACGCCCGCATCGCGGCGGCGGTGATCGCCCTGATCAATTCCATCGGCAACCTCGGCGGCTTCGTCGCCCCGACAGCCTTCGGGTTCCTGGAGCAGACCACCGGTTCCATCGAAGGCGGTCTGTATGGGTTGGCGATCACCTCGCTGGTTGCCGCCGTGGTGATCTTTTTCGCCCGGACCCAACCGGGGCGCGGCAAACCTGACGCGCTGTCCGGCCAGCCTGAAAACTCGGTCGAAGCTGACCCGCTGAACAAATCTCACGTCCTGAAACCTGGCCCATCGGGAGCCGCTGCATGA
- a CDS encoding glucarate dehydratase family protein, which produces MKIKRVTVTPIAFRDPPLLNASGIHEPFALRSIIEIESDNGYIGLGESYGDAPALAIQQQVQNQLIGLDPFNLNQLRAIVQATVAAHKPASVAGAELAPGSHASKAVSNAYSAFEVACLDLQAHYLNVPLVDLLGGAIRDEVPFSAYLFFKYAEHIDSPYPADSWGEALNEQQIVAQARRMIEEYGFKSIKLKAGALEPEHEVACIKALKQAFPGLPLRIDPNGNWSLETSIRMAELLGDDLQYYEDPTPGLEGMAALHKRTGLPLATNMVVTDFDEFRRSVAQDSVQIVLADHHYWGGLRDTQMLAKMCETFGLGVSMHSNSHLGISLMAMAHVAASVPNLDYACDTHYPWQEPDEEVIKGGKLAFVDGCVKITRAPGLGLELDRDQLGKLHEQFLSCGIRQRDDVRQMRRYRPDWTTVKPRF; this is translated from the coding sequence ATGAAGATCAAACGCGTTACCGTGACCCCTATCGCTTTTCGCGATCCACCTCTGCTCAACGCCAGCGGCATTCACGAGCCGTTCGCGCTGCGCTCGATCATCGAGATCGAAAGCGACAACGGTTACATCGGCCTCGGCGAGAGCTACGGCGATGCGCCGGCCCTGGCGATCCAGCAGCAGGTACAGAACCAGTTGATCGGCCTCGATCCGTTCAATCTCAACCAGTTGCGCGCTATCGTCCAGGCCACCGTGGCTGCTCACAAACCGGCGAGCGTCGCCGGGGCGGAACTGGCGCCGGGCTCGCATGCGAGCAAGGCGGTGAGCAATGCCTATTCCGCTTTCGAAGTCGCTTGCCTGGACTTGCAGGCGCATTATCTGAATGTGCCGCTGGTGGATTTGCTGGGCGGTGCGATCCGCGACGAAGTGCCGTTCAGCGCGTACCTGTTTTTCAAGTACGCCGAGCATATCGATTCACCGTATCCCGCGGACAGTTGGGGCGAAGCGCTGAATGAGCAACAGATCGTCGCCCAGGCCCGACGGATGATCGAGGAGTACGGTTTCAAGAGCATCAAGCTCAAGGCCGGGGCATTGGAGCCGGAGCATGAAGTGGCCTGTATCAAGGCCTTGAAACAGGCTTTTCCTGGCTTGCCGCTGCGCATCGATCCTAACGGCAACTGGTCGCTGGAGACTTCCATTCGCATGGCCGAGCTGCTCGGTGATGACCTGCAATATTACGAAGACCCCACGCCCGGGCTCGAAGGGATGGCCGCGCTGCACAAGCGCACGGGCCTGCCGCTGGCGACCAACATGGTGGTCACCGACTTCGACGAGTTCCGCCGCAGCGTGGCGCAGGACAGCGTGCAGATTGTCCTGGCCGACCACCATTACTGGGGCGGGCTGCGCGATACCCAGATGCTCGCGAAAATGTGCGAGACCTTTGGTCTGGGTGTGTCGATGCACTCCAACTCGCACCTGGGCATCAGCCTCATGGCCATGGCCCACGTGGCGGCTTCGGTGCCGAACCTGGATTACGCCTGCGATACCCATTACCCCTGGCAGGAACCGGATGAAGAGGTGATCAAGGGCGGCAAGCTGGCATTCGTCGACGGTTGCGTGAAGATCACCCGGGCGCCGGGCCTTGGCCTGGAGCTGGACCGCGATCAACTGGGCAAGCTGCATGAGCAGTTCCTCAGTTGCGGCATCCGCCAGCGCGACGATGTGCGGCAGATGCGGCGTTATCGGCCGGACTGGACCACTGTCAAACCGCGGTTCTGA
- a CDS encoding porin yields the protein MHNNKNTCLRFLPAVIAGLSSLGLTPWAQAEIMLYDKDQTTFSTDGYINAFYVNSDVDRAGEQFDRRQSRVKMGFLPNYLGFNMGKQVDDLKLGARASFWVTINDSETNGTDTAIDVRQFYGTVANPEWGEVLIGKDFGLFARSNILLDELLAGYGQVSDTLGLVDGGGVSFGNIGSGYPYPFPTSQITYRTPVMDGLRVAVGIMDPVDTNDSSATGKAYQENPRTESEVTYQFDLGGAKIYSWLNGSYQTSDNTDTNVESVTSKGLGYGVQAKMGGLSLTGSGFQAKGINPFFTNNAGEATLRNVDSKGYLLQGSYKLGKNRLALSYGKTEDDGNGVVGSGADYETRGVALFHDINDNLKLVAEYNQFEINGHDTSAQNEDTDTFAVGAVLTW from the coding sequence ATGCACAACAATAAGAATACCTGCCTGCGTTTTTTGCCTGCGGTCATCGCCGGCCTGTCGAGCCTGGGCCTGACGCCCTGGGCGCAAGCCGAAATCATGCTGTACGACAAGGACCAGACCACTTTCTCCACCGATGGCTACATCAACGCCTTCTACGTCAACAGCGACGTGGACCGGGCGGGGGAGCAGTTCGACCGGCGCCAGTCGCGGGTCAAGATGGGCTTTTTGCCCAACTACCTGGGCTTCAACATGGGCAAGCAGGTCGATGACCTCAAGCTCGGCGCCCGTGCCTCGTTCTGGGTGACCATCAATGACAGCGAAACCAACGGCACCGACACCGCCATCGACGTGCGGCAGTTCTACGGCACCGTCGCCAATCCGGAGTGGGGCGAGGTGCTGATCGGCAAGGACTTCGGCCTGTTTGCCCGTTCCAACATCTTGCTTGATGAGTTGCTGGCCGGTTACGGCCAGGTCAGCGACACCCTCGGCCTGGTGGATGGCGGCGGGGTGTCGTTCGGCAATATCGGCAGCGGTTACCCATACCCGTTCCCGACTTCGCAGATCACCTATCGCACTCCGGTGATGGACGGGTTGCGTGTGGCGGTGGGCATCATGGACCCGGTGGACACCAACGACAGCAGCGCCACCGGCAAGGCCTACCAGGAAAACCCGCGTACCGAGAGCGAGGTCACCTACCAGTTCGATCTCGGCGGCGCGAAGATCTACAGCTGGCTGAACGGCAGCTACCAGACCTCGGATAACACCGATACCAATGTCGAATCGGTCACCTCAAAAGGCCTGGGTTATGGCGTGCAGGCCAAGATGGGCGGGCTCTCGCTCACCGGCTCAGGGTTCCAGGCCAAGGGCATCAACCCGTTTTTCACCAACAACGCCGGCGAGGCCACACTGCGCAACGTCGACAGCAAGGGCTACCTGCTGCAAGGCTCCTACAAGCTCGGCAAGAATCGCCTGGCGCTGTCCTACGGCAAGACCGAGGACGACGGCAACGGAGTGGTCGGCAGCGGTGCCGACTACGAGACTCGCGGTGTCGCGCTGTTTCATGACATCAATGACAACCTCAAGCTCGTCGCCGAATACAACCAGTTCGAAATCAACGGCCACGACACCAGCGCGCAGAACGAAGACACCGACACCTTTGCGGTGGGGGCCGTGCTGACCTGGTAA
- the nosP gene encoding nitric oxide-sensing protein NosP, with the protein MQQAQSEGVVSAMSQATDVEQVAQELARQLLHPYLGFVLFFCSAEYNLPALGQALSRSFGGIRLVGCTSAGEITPQGYGRNCVTAVGFDHRHFSIAAELIGEMEHFSLIDAQQMVERLAGGCRSNVLAPIKGHSFALTLLDGLSSREEMVLAALSAALGDIPHFGGSAGDDNYLTHTHVYFEGQFHSGAAVVVLINTWLEFEVFTTHHILPRQEKLVVTGADSASRRVYELNAEPAAEEYARHIGVPVSALDYRIFAAHPLAVRINDQYYVRAIQQVHSDLSLSFYCAVENGIVLTAMRPGPLLQNLHALFDGLQERLGDLLLTIGCDCFLRRLELEDSAGLEQIGQFLREQRVMGFNTYGEQFNGMHINQTFTGVAIARQRVPGHR; encoded by the coding sequence ATGCAGCAGGCCCAGAGCGAAGGTGTGGTCAGCGCCATGTCCCAGGCAACGGACGTCGAGCAAGTGGCCCAGGAACTGGCGCGACAGCTGTTGCACCCATACCTGGGTTTCGTGCTGTTTTTCTGTTCCGCCGAATACAACTTGCCGGCCCTGGGCCAGGCGTTGTCACGCAGTTTCGGCGGGATTCGCCTGGTCGGCTGCACCAGCGCCGGGGAAATCACCCCGCAGGGCTACGGTCGTAACTGCGTGACGGCGGTGGGGTTCGATCATCGGCACTTCTCCATTGCCGCCGAGCTGATCGGCGAGATGGAGCACTTCAGCCTGATCGACGCCCAGCAGATGGTCGAGCGCCTGGCCGGAGGCTGTCGCAGCAACGTTCTGGCGCCGATCAAGGGCCACAGTTTTGCCCTGACCTTGCTCGACGGCCTGTCCAGTCGCGAGGAAATGGTGCTGGCCGCGTTGAGCGCAGCCTTGGGCGACATCCCGCATTTCGGTGGCTCGGCCGGCGATGACAATTACCTGACCCACACCCACGTCTACTTCGAAGGCCAGTTCCACAGCGGCGCTGCCGTGGTGGTGCTGATCAATACCTGGCTGGAGTTCGAGGTGTTCACCACCCATCACATCCTGCCTCGCCAGGAGAAGCTGGTGGTGACCGGCGCCGACAGCGCCTCGCGACGGGTCTACGAGCTCAATGCCGAACCCGCCGCCGAAGAATACGCCCGGCATATCGGTGTGCCGGTCAGCGCGCTGGATTACCGGATCTTTGCCGCCCATCCACTGGCCGTGCGCATCAACGATCAGTACTACGTGCGGGCGATCCAGCAGGTCCACTCGGACCTGAGCCTGAGTTTTTATTGCGCCGTAGAGAACGGCATCGTGCTCACGGCCATGCGCCCGGGGCCTCTGTTGCAAAACCTGCACGCGCTGTTTGACGGCTTGCAGGAGCGCCTTGGTGACTTGTTGCTGACCATCGGCTGCGACTGCTTCCTCAGGCGCCTTGAGCTGGAAGACAGCGCTGGCCTGGAGCAGATCGGCCAGTTCCTGCGCGAACAACGGGTGATGGGGTTCAACACCTATGGAGAACAATTCAATGGCATGCACATCAACCAGACCTTCACCGGAGTTGCCATTGCCCGTCAGCGCGTCCCCGGTCATCGCTGA